From Acinetobacter suaedae, one genomic window encodes:
- a CDS encoding Na+/H+ antiporter NhaC family protein codes for MSAHTQEKVQSNALALLPLLVFLIIFLGSGIYHSIIGTEFAFYQIKAPIAAIPAIILALLLYKQKLNTAIEEFLQGASHPNLILMFMVFMLAGAFASISGAIGSVDATVQLGLSLISAQFVLPMLFIIAAFIATAMGTSMGTIAACAPIAFGFSQATDITPLYAIGAVVGGAMFGDNLSMISDTTIAATRSQNVELRDKFKVNVWIALPAAIITLIVYFSLSHQSEAIQTKPYDIWLILPYLAVFFLAFTRLHVLAVLMIGVVLSGMMGLLNKPDFHLLQLNNSIYNGFVGMFEVALLSMLLGGLSALMQKAGGLQWLIQRIYAITRLFKFGTQRAGEFGISFLVVFSNLFVANNTVAIILSGDMAREVAKEYGIDPKRSAALLDIFSCVTQGIIPYGAQLLLACSIAKISPIELIGHIYYCWVLAIFAILAIVFHYPRLKTS; via the coding sequence ATGTCTGCCCACACTCAGGAAAAAGTACAAAGCAATGCACTTGCTTTGCTACCGCTATTGGTATTTTTGATCATCTTTCTCGGGAGTGGTATCTATCATTCAATCATCGGGACCGAATTTGCCTTCTATCAAATTAAAGCACCAATTGCAGCTATACCAGCAATCATCTTAGCTTTACTACTGTATAAACAAAAACTCAATACAGCTATTGAGGAGTTTTTACAAGGTGCGAGTCATCCCAATCTGATTCTGATGTTTATGGTCTTTATGTTGGCAGGCGCATTTGCCAGTATTTCTGGGGCAATTGGTAGTGTCGATGCAACGGTTCAACTTGGACTTTCATTGATTTCTGCACAATTCGTGTTACCTATGCTGTTCATCATCGCTGCCTTTATCGCAACCGCCATGGGAACCTCAATGGGGACCATTGCTGCATGTGCACCTATCGCTTTTGGCTTTTCCCAAGCAACGGACATTACGCCCCTTTATGCAATTGGTGCAGTGGTTGGTGGTGCCATGTTTGGCGATAACTTATCCATGATCTCCGACACGACCATTGCCGCCACACGCAGTCAAAACGTTGAATTAAGAGATAAGTTTAAGGTCAATGTTTGGATTGCATTACCTGCCGCAATTATAACGTTAATTGTTTATTTTTCTCTCAGTCACCAGTCTGAAGCAATCCAAACCAAACCTTATGATATTTGGTTGATATTACCTTACCTCGCAGTTTTCTTTCTGGCCTTTACCCGATTGCATGTACTGGCTGTGCTGATGATTGGCGTGGTGTTGTCAGGCATGATGGGCTTACTCAATAAACCTGACTTCCATTTGCTGCAACTCAATAACTCGATCTATAACGGCTTCGTCGGTATGTTTGAAGTTGCATTGTTATCCATGTTATTGGGAGGCTTATCTGCATTAATGCAAAAAGCTGGCGGCTTACAATGGTTGATCCAGCGCATTTATGCCATCACACGTTTATTTAAATTTGGGACCCAACGTGCAGGTGAGTTTGGAATCAGCTTTTTGGTGGTATTTTCAAATTTATTTGTTGCCAATAATACCGTGGCAATTATTTTATCAGGTGATATGGCGCGTGAAGTTGCCAAAGAATATGGGATTGATCCTAAACGTAGTGCTGCCCTGCTCGATATTTTTTCCTGTGTAACTCAAGGGATCATTCCTTATGGTGCACAGTTATTATTGGCTTGTTCAATTGCCAAGATCTCGCCAATTGAGCTGATTGGGCATATTTACTACTGTTGGGTATTAGCAATTTTTGCAATTCTCGCAATTGTCTTTCATTATCCTCGCTTAAAAACATCGTAA
- the trpA gene encoding tryptophan synthase subunit alpha, producing the protein MSRLATRFEQLKSQQRKALVSYVMAGDPHPQVTVPLLHQMVEAGVDVIELGLPFSDPMADGPVIALAAERALAGGTNTLNALDMVKAFREQDQTTPVVLMGYLNPVEVIGYEKFVAYAKVCGVDGVLLVDLPPEESKQFGEVLKQNEMDQIFLLAPTSTDQRIQHVVDQASGFVYYVSLKGVTGAATLDTSEAAARIAKIKTKTNVPVGVGFGISDAASAKAMGQVADAVIVGSAFVKSFATLPADEAVQQTVNKVKELRAALDELV; encoded by the coding sequence ATGTCACGTCTTGCCACTCGTTTTGAACAGCTTAAATCTCAGCAACGTAAAGCGCTTGTTTCTTATGTTATGGCAGGTGATCCGCATCCACAGGTAACTGTTCCATTGCTTCATCAAATGGTTGAAGCTGGGGTCGATGTGATTGAGCTTGGTTTACCATTCTCTGATCCTATGGCTGATGGTCCAGTGATTGCTTTGGCTGCTGAGCGCGCTTTGGCTGGTGGAACCAATACACTTAATGCCTTGGATATGGTGAAAGCCTTTCGTGAACAAGATCAAACAACGCCAGTCGTTTTGATGGGGTATTTAAATCCTGTTGAAGTGATTGGTTATGAAAAGTTTGTTGCCTATGCGAAAGTATGTGGTGTAGATGGTGTCCTTTTGGTGGATTTACCACCAGAAGAGTCAAAGCAGTTTGGTGAAGTCTTAAAACAAAATGAGATGGATCAAATTTTCTTGCTTGCACCAACTTCAACAGATCAACGTATTCAACATGTGGTCGATCAAGCGAGTGGTTTTGTATATTACGTATCTCTCAAGGGTGTGACTGGTGCGGCGACATTAGATACTTCTGAAGCAGCAGCACGTATTGCGAAAATTAAAACCAAAACCAATGTTCCTGTGGGAGTTGGTTTTGGTATTAGTGATGCAGCGTCTGCAAAAGCAATGGGGCAAGTCGCTGATGCCGTGATTGTAGGAAGTGCTTTCGTTAAATCTTTTGCGACATTGCCAGCAGATGAGGCTGTGCAACAGACGGTGAATAAAGTGAAGGAGCTTCGAGCTGCGCTCGATGAGTTAGTATGA
- the accD gene encoding acetyl-CoA carboxylase, carboxyltransferase subunit beta gives MSQELTAGTVLNPSTPWTERKVPGIQVANEQQIFKATFTEPTIECPECHALVTRTAMSFNAYVCPQCDEHLRMRARDRLNWFFDQVDTELGQEFNAKDPLKFVDSKPYPDRMREAQDKTGETEALVVMQGSLKGLDLIACAFDFDFMGGSMGTVVGDRFVQAAERAIELHQPMICFAASGGARMQEGMLSLMQMARTAAAIQKMKEARVPYLVVLTHPVYGGVTASLAMLGDVHIAEPKAMIGFAGKRVIEQTVREKLEEPFQRAEYLLDHGVVDQIVHRHALRDTVYRLVAKLMNLP, from the coding sequence ATGAGTCAAGAATTAACAGCAGGGACGGTTCTGAACCCGTCAACGCCTTGGACTGAGCGTAAAGTTCCAGGTATTCAGGTTGCGAATGAACAGCAGATTTTCAAGGCGACCTTTACTGAGCCTACGATCGAATGTCCAGAATGTCATGCTTTGGTGACACGTACAGCAATGTCATTTAATGCCTATGTTTGTCCGCAATGTGATGAGCATTTACGTATGCGTGCACGAGATCGCTTGAATTGGTTTTTTGATCAAGTGGATACAGAACTCGGCCAAGAATTCAATGCTAAAGATCCGTTAAAATTTGTGGATAGTAAACCTTATCCTGATCGCATGCGTGAAGCACAAGATAAAACGGGTGAGACCGAAGCGCTTGTAGTGATGCAAGGTTCACTCAAAGGACTAGATTTAATTGCATGTGCCTTTGATTTCGATTTTATGGGCGGTTCGATGGGTACTGTTGTAGGTGATCGTTTTGTACAAGCTGCTGAACGAGCAATTGAACTACATCAACCGATGATTTGTTTTGCTGCATCTGGTGGTGCACGTATGCAAGAAGGCATGTTGTCTTTAATGCAAATGGCACGTACAGCTGCTGCAATTCAAAAAATGAAAGAAGCACGGGTTCCTTATTTGGTGGTATTGACTCACCCTGTTTATGGTGGTGTAACTGCATCATTGGCAATGCTAGGCGATGTTCATATTGCTGAACCAAAAGCCATGATTGGTTTTGCTGGTAAGCGTGTGATCGAACAGACCGTGCGTGAAAAGTTAGAAGAACCGTTCCAACGCGCTGAGTATTTGCTTGATCATGGTGTAGTCGATCAAATTGTTCATCGTCACGCATTACGTGATACTGTATATCGACTTGTTGCTAAGCTGATGAACTTACCTTGA
- the folC gene encoding bifunctional tetrahydrofolate synthase/dihydrofolate synthase — protein sequence MKAQTPHSTDTLTTWLDYWSHVHVTGIDLGLERVIPVAEKLGVMRPNAKVFTVAGTNGKGSTTTTLAAILNAQGYKVGLYQSPHIYRFNERVKLAGIEVDDQSLIDAFVAVDQARRDCGLSLSFFEATTLAAFVIFKRQQCDVWVLEVGLGGRLDVVNVIDPDIAVITNIGLDHTDWLGDTIEKIAFEKAGIIRPNIPVIFAGHQQLPQAIQAKVSETQAQLYVLNRDYFYQPNEDGETWSFASSGTTLKLPNGQLAHENISTAVAAILASGVGISQDSIATGIQQAALQGRFEIRQIQGQTVIFDAGHNAHGVEFLLKQLRNFLKYNKQYTEVVAVFSMLADKDIASVTNLLKTTVKNWFIATLDVPRAAPMQQLQDALQGQQVCEFGSIQQAFETTLKKCNNNQLILVCGSFHTLEAVWEYLDNVNE from the coding sequence TTGAAAGCACAAACTCCACATTCAACAGATACATTAACAACATGGCTCGATTATTGGAGCCATGTTCATGTTACAGGCATTGATTTAGGGTTAGAGCGCGTTATTCCTGTCGCTGAAAAGTTGGGGGTGATGCGACCTAACGCAAAGGTATTTACAGTTGCTGGTACCAACGGTAAAGGTTCAACAACAACGACTTTGGCTGCAATTTTAAATGCACAAGGCTATAAAGTTGGTTTGTATCAATCACCACATATTTACCGTTTTAATGAACGAGTAAAATTAGCGGGTATTGAGGTTGATGACCAAAGCTTGATTGATGCTTTTGTTGCTGTAGATCAAGCACGCCGTGATTGTGGTTTAAGTCTATCTTTCTTTGAAGCTACAACTTTAGCTGCTTTTGTAATCTTTAAGCGTCAACAGTGTGATGTCTGGGTGCTTGAGGTTGGTCTTGGTGGTCGTCTAGATGTGGTGAATGTTATTGATCCTGATATTGCGGTCATTACCAATATTGGATTGGATCACACCGATTGGTTAGGCGATACCATTGAAAAAATTGCTTTCGAGAAAGCGGGCATTATTCGTCCTAATATTCCTGTTATTTTTGCGGGGCATCAACAACTCCCTCAAGCCATTCAAGCGAAAGTCTCGGAAACACAAGCCCAACTATATGTGTTAAACCGAGATTATTTTTACCAGCCAAATGAAGATGGTGAGACATGGTCATTTGCCTCCTCAGGAACAACATTAAAACTTCCAAACGGTCAGTTGGCACATGAAAATATTTCTACCGCTGTGGCAGCGATATTGGCGAGTGGAGTTGGCATTTCCCAAGATTCAATTGCAACAGGAATCCAGCAAGCTGCATTGCAAGGGCGTTTTGAGATTCGTCAGATTCAAGGCCAAACGGTGATTTTCGATGCAGGGCATAACGCGCATGGCGTTGAATTTTTATTGAAGCAGTTGCGAAATTTTCTAAAATACAATAAACAGTACACAGAAGTTGTTGCAGTATTTTCAATGTTGGCAGATAAAGACATCGCATCGGTCACGAATTTACTAAAAACAACAGTAAAAAATTGGTTTATTGCTACTTTAGATGTGCCTAGAGCCGCACCAATGCAACAGTTACAAGATGCATTGCAAGGCCAACAGGTATGTGAGTTTGGCAGTATCCAGCAAGCATTTGAAACTACGCTGAAGAAATGTAATAACAATCAGCTGATTTTAGTCTGTGGTTCGTTTCATACCTTAGAAGCGGTCTGGGAGTATTTAGACAATGTCAATGAATAA
- a CDS encoding SPOR domain-containing protein has product MSMNNKQRWMGGVVLLGGGVLLAALLLKGNEEIEQDKAQARTAQQSIHTESKLAQPAQDNEMVSLQPLAVDVETEKRLLEEQRHAREKAVAEQEARAAEFLKMQQEAEAAAARKAAEEYAAINARRMAAQQSSDNIPPELIEDDAAKAQRIAAEKRKLEEKRKAEAEKKAAEEKRKAEVEKNAAEEKRKAEAEKKAAEEKRKAEAEKKAAEEKRKAEAEKNAAEEKRKAEAEKKAAEEKRKAEAEKKAAEEKRKAEEEAKKKAEAEKARELMENGDKNWMVQVALAANQANADAVVSKLRAKGYKVTTSPTSKGIRIMVGPSKDRETADATRKKIAADESLNMKSAWVIDWVPLDQR; this is encoded by the coding sequence ATGTCAATGAATAACAAACAACGTTGGATGGGTGGCGTTGTTTTACTTGGAGGTGGTGTTTTATTGGCAGCATTACTTCTCAAAGGTAATGAGGAAATAGAGCAAGACAAAGCTCAAGCAAGAACAGCCCAACAAAGTATTCACACTGAATCCAAATTGGCACAGCCAGCGCAAGATAATGAGATGGTATCGTTACAACCTTTGGCGGTTGATGTTGAAACAGAAAAACGGTTACTTGAGGAGCAGCGGCATGCTCGTGAGAAAGCTGTCGCAGAACAGGAGGCTCGTGCAGCTGAGTTTTTGAAAATGCAGCAAGAAGCAGAGGCTGCAGCTGCGCGTAAAGCAGCAGAAGAGTATGCGGCAATTAATGCAAGACGAATGGCGGCACAACAAAGTTCAGATAATATTCCTCCTGAGTTAATTGAAGATGATGCAGCAAAAGCGCAGAGGATAGCAGCAGAAAAGCGAAAGTTAGAAGAGAAGCGTAAAGCAGAAGCAGAAAAGAAAGCTGCTGAAGAAAAACGCAAAGCTGAAGTAGAGAAAAACGCTGCTGAAGAGAAACGTAAAGCTGAAGCAGAGAAGAAAGCTGCTGAAGAGAAACGTAAAGCTGAAGCAGAGAAAAAAGCTGCTGAAGAGAAACGTAAAGCTGAAGCAGAGAAAAACGCTGCTGAAGAGAAGCGTAAAGCTGAAGCAGAAAAGAAAGCTGCTGAAGAGAAACGTAAGGCTGAAGCAGAGAAAAAAGCTGCTGAAGAGAAACGTAAAGCTGAAGAAGAAGCCAAGAAGAAAGCAGAAGCAGAGAAAGCTCGTGAACTTATGGAAAATGGTGATAAAAACTGGATGGTTCAAGTCGCCTTGGCTGCTAACCAAGCCAATGCTGATGCCGTTGTATCTAAGTTAAGAGCCAAAGGCTATAAAGTCACGACTAGCCCAACTTCTAAAGGTATTCGTATCATGGTGGGGCCATCTAAAGATAGAGAGACTGCAGATGCTACACGTAAAAAGATTGCAGCAGATGAAAGCCTGAATATGAAATCAGCATGGGTGATTGATTGGGTTCCACTCGATCAGCGTTAA
- a CDS encoding dual specificity protein phosphatase family protein, whose translation MKKLLISTILLSTLSMSGCMKYPSLNDEQRPSNWGTLISNTHNFYQVSQDVYRSEQPDADLMGSLKQHQIHTVINLRARNKDADVFKDQSFNLIHIPIYTWAINRDDLLTAMRAIQTARQQNQKVLVHCYHGSDRTGATIAMYRIIFENWSIEDAVKEMKQGGYGYHVIWKNIEHLFTPNNIKWIQQQLLNPS comes from the coding sequence ATGAAAAAATTATTGATCAGCACTATTCTCCTTAGCACACTCAGCATGAGTGGCTGTATGAAATATCCCAGCCTCAATGATGAACAACGTCCAAGCAATTGGGGAACATTGATTTCTAATACCCATAACTTCTATCAAGTTAGCCAAGACGTTTATCGAAGCGAACAACCTGATGCCGATTTGATGGGTAGCTTAAAACAGCATCAAATCCATACGGTAATCAATCTCAGAGCACGAAATAAAGATGCTGATGTTTTTAAAGATCAAAGTTTTAATCTGATACATATCCCAATCTACACCTGGGCAATTAATCGTGATGACCTCTTAACTGCAATGCGGGCAATCCAAACTGCAAGACAACAAAATCAAAAGGTTTTAGTCCATTGTTATCATGGCTCTGATCGCACGGGAGCAACCATTGCGATGTATCGAATTATTTTTGAAAATTGGTCAATCGAAGATGCCGTCAAAGAAATGAAACAAGGCGGCTATGGCTACCATGTTATCTGGAAAAATATTGAGCACTTATTCACACCAAACAATATAAAGTGGATTCAACAACAACTGTTAAATCCATCTTAA